The following proteins are co-located in the Campylobacter concisus genome:
- a CDS encoding putative transporter, whose protein sequence is MFSSFFKDKKWALWAYGGAIFIILLLVYQTHLNVRINEWYKNFYDIVQNSKDHDVSEFWREIFNFIKIAMPYVVTYTVISFFASHWVFRWREAMTFRYLKFWQNCKSDIEGSSQRIQEDVYRFAKIMESLGVQVLRAIMTLIAFIPVLWELSKSVSLPYIKDIEGSLVYIALIISIGGLIISWFVGIKLPHIEYNNQKAEAAFRKELVYGEDDKSKFCQPNVMLELFTGVKLNYYKLFLHYGYFNLWLISFSQILVIVPYVIMGNGLFSGIITLGVLIQASNAFSQVRESFSVFIDNWTTITELRSVNKRLREFERNINYKA, encoded by the coding sequence ATGTTTTCATCATTTTTTAAAGATAAAAAATGGGCACTCTGGGCTTATGGCGGAGCGATATTTATCATTTTGCTTCTTGTTTATCAAACACACCTAAATGTCCGTATAAACGAGTGGTATAAAAATTTCTACGACATCGTGCAAAACTCAAAAGATCATGATGTAAGTGAGTTTTGGCGAGAAATTTTTAACTTTATAAAAATCGCTATGCCTTACGTCGTGACTTACACTGTGATCTCTTTTTTTGCTAGCCACTGGGTCTTTCGCTGGAGAGAGGCGATGACGTTTAGATATCTAAAATTTTGGCAAAACTGCAAAAGTGATATCGAAGGTAGCTCGCAGCGTATCCAAGAAGATGTCTACCGCTTTGCCAAAATAATGGAAAGCCTTGGCGTGCAAGTTTTAAGGGCGATCATGACGCTAATTGCCTTTATACCAGTGCTTTGGGAGCTAAGTAAGAGCGTGAGTTTGCCTTACATCAAAGATATCGAGGGCTCGCTTGTTTATATCGCTTTAATAATTAGCATCGGTGGCTTAATTATTTCGTGGTTTGTGGGCATTAAACTCCCACATATCGAGTATAACAACCAAAAAGCAGAAGCGGCATTTAGAAAAGAGCTGGTTTACGGCGAAGATGATAAGTCTAAATTTTGCCAGCCAAACGTCATGCTAGAGCTTTTTACGGGTGTAAAGTTAAATTATTACAAACTATTTTTGCACTACGGCTACTTTAACCTTTGGCTCATCTCTTTTTCACAAATTCTTGTCATTGTACCTTATGTCATCATGGGAAATGGCCTATTTAGCGGCATTATAACGCTTGGTGTGCTTATACAAGCTAGCAACGCTTTTTCTCAAGTTAGAGAGAGTTTTAGCGTCTTTATCGATAACTGGACAACAATAACAGAGCTAAGATCTGTAAATAAGCGTTTGAGAGAGTTTGAGAGAAATATAAACTATAAGGCATAG
- a CDS encoding DUF411 domain-containing protein — translation MKKLVFLALGFFATLAFAADMKVYKSPTCGCCTSWGEAMQKAGFSEEVIKVDDIAKVKKEFNVPLELSSCHTAIIDGYIIEGHVPADEVKRLLELKPKDVVGIAVPGMPMESQGMEQGSKAEQYDVILFKKDGSQEIFATYIGTKKLR, via the coding sequence ATGAAGAAATTAGTATTTTTGGCTCTTGGCTTTTTTGCAACACTTGCATTCGCGGCTGATATGAAGGTCTATAAAAGCCCAACTTGTGGATGCTGTACTAGTTGGGGTGAGGCGATGCAGAAGGCTGGATTTAGCGAAGAGGTCATAAAAGTAGATGATATAGCTAAAGTTAAGAAAGAATTTAACGTACCGCTAGAGCTTTCAAGCTGCCATACAGCAATCATCGATGGATATATCATAGAAGGTCACGTTCCAGCCGATGAGGTAAAACGTCTACTAGAGCTTAAGCCAAAAGACGTAGTTGGTATCGCAGTACCTGGCATGCCGATGGAGAGTCAAGGTATGGAGCAAGGCAGTAAAGCTGAGCAATACGATGTTATTTTATTTAAAAAAGATGGCTCGCAAGAAATTTTTGCTACTTACATCGGCACAAAAAAACTAAGATAA
- a CDS encoding sodium-dependent transporter: MSKKNFSSRWAFILACVGSAVGMANVWGFPYKLGTNGGAAFLLIYVFFIALFSYVGLSAEYAIGRRAKTGTLGSYKFAWESRNLGIVGSIIGWLPLAGSLCIAIGYAVIIAYVLKALTQALTGSFMSVDTNVWFNSFALQDYSVLPYHFIIVAGTLLTLFFGAKSIEKTNQIMMPLFFVLFSILAINVAMLPNAFDGYKFLFIPDFSKLTDPMVWVSAMGQAFFSLSITGSGMIVYGAYLSKDEDIVESAKTTAFFDTIAALVAALVMIPAVFAYAMDPAEGPKLLFVTLPKILQNMIGGQIFAIILFTAVIFGGITSLQNMFEVVAESLMHKFPLLSRFWTLTLLCAVCFGIGAFMEPISSWGPWMDFVSIYIIPIGAVIGAISWFWIIKKEEILDEINSGANKSYGNFWYFVGKFIYVPLTFLLCIIAVSKGISF, from the coding sequence ATGAGCAAAAAGAATTTTTCATCACGTTGGGCATTTATATTGGCCTGTGTTGGATCAGCAGTTGGCATGGCAAATGTCTGGGGCTTTCCTTACAAACTTGGCACAAATGGCGGTGCAGCGTTTTTACTCATCTATGTTTTTTTCATAGCTCTTTTTTCATACGTTGGTCTAAGTGCGGAGTATGCGATCGGCAGACGTGCAAAAACTGGTACGCTTGGATCTTATAAATTCGCATGGGAGAGTAGAAATTTAGGCATTGTAGGCAGCATTATCGGCTGGCTTCCACTTGCTGGCTCACTTTGTATAGCCATTGGCTACGCTGTCATTATCGCCTACGTACTAAAAGCCCTTACCCAGGCACTTACTGGCTCATTTATGAGCGTTGATACGAACGTTTGGTTTAACTCATTTGCACTTCAAGATTACTCGGTCTTGCCTTATCATTTTATTATCGTTGCTGGCACGCTTCTTACACTATTTTTTGGGGCAAAAAGTATCGAAAAAACAAATCAAATAATGATGCCACTATTTTTCGTATTGTTTAGCATCTTGGCTATAAATGTCGCGATGTTACCAAATGCATTTGATGGGTATAAATTCCTTTTTATTCCTGACTTTAGTAAGCTTACAGACCCGATGGTATGGGTTTCTGCGATGGGTCAAGCCTTTTTCTCGCTCTCTATCACAGGATCTGGCATGATAGTTTATGGAGCTTACCTTTCAAAAGATGAAGATATCGTTGAAAGTGCTAAAACTACGGCCTTTTTTGATACTATCGCAGCTCTTGTAGCAGCTCTTGTTATGATCCCAGCGGTCTTTGCCTACGCTATGGATCCAGCCGAAGGTCCAAAGCTACTTTTTGTAACACTTCCAAAAATTTTACAAAATATGATCGGCGGACAAATTTTTGCCATTATTTTATTTACAGCTGTTATCTTTGGTGGCATCACCTCGCTTCAAAATATGTTTGAAGTAGTCGCCGAGTCACTAATGCATAAATTTCCGCTCCTTAGTAGATTTTGGACACTCACGCTACTTTGTGCAGTTTGCTTTGGCATAGGAGCATTTATGGAGCCTATTAGCAGTTGGGGACCTTGGATGGACTTTGTGTCGATCTATATCATTCCGATCGGTGCGGTAATCGGTGCTATTTCTTGGTTTTGGATTATTAAAAAAGAAGAAATTTTAGACGAGATAAATTCTGGAGCAAATAAGTCTTATGGTAATTTCTGGTATTTTGTAGGCAAATTTATCTATGTTCCGCTAACATTTTTACTTTGTATCATAGCCGTAAGTAAGGGAATTTCTTTTTAA
- a CDS encoding hemolysin family protein encodes MVILAIVFILLNAFFVLSEFSLVKVRKSRLEELIKEKKPNAQLAFEMSNKLDTYLSATQLGITLSSLALGWIGEPAVARLIEAPLKNFFNFSDILVHTVGFAIAFTLITLLHVVMGELVPKSVAIAKAETSVLKIARPLHFFWVLFSPVIKLFDILATIGLKILGIQPAKENELAHSEEEIKIIVGESLKGGVLDSFETEIIKNAVDFSDTVAKEIMTPRRDMICINKQKSFEENLQVVFESKYTRFPYIDGSKDIILGMIHIRDILQLHFSKDKEKSFDSIVRKFVIVPESLSISKVLVMMNKEQISAALVVDEYGGTAGLLTMEDIMEEVLGDFNDEHDEVDQHYKKINDNIYEFQGRYDLESVEEVLGISFDEETDQVTIGGYVFNLIGRLPVVGDKIEDENCYYEVRKMDGASISRVKVRKKIKNEEESIQS; translated from the coding sequence ATGGTAATACTTGCCATTGTATTCATTTTACTAAATGCCTTTTTTGTTTTATCAGAATTTTCTCTTGTTAAAGTTCGTAAGTCTAGACTTGAAGAGCTTATCAAAGAGAAAAAGCCAAACGCTCAGCTTGCTTTTGAGATGTCAAACAAACTTGATACTTATCTTAGTGCCACTCAGCTTGGTATCACACTAAGCTCACTTGCTCTTGGTTGGATCGGTGAGCCAGCGGTTGCAAGACTTATAGAAGCTCCACTTAAAAATTTCTTCAATTTTAGCGATATCTTAGTTCATACAGTTGGTTTTGCGATCGCATTTACGCTTATTACCCTACTTCACGTTGTAATGGGTGAGCTTGTGCCAAAGTCAGTTGCTATCGCGAAGGCCGAGACTTCAGTGTTAAAAATTGCTCGTCCACTTCACTTTTTCTGGGTACTATTTTCGCCTGTAATTAAGCTTTTTGATATTTTAGCGACCATTGGACTTAAAATTTTAGGCATCCAGCCAGCTAAAGAAAATGAGCTAGCCCACTCTGAAGAAGAGATAAAAATCATCGTTGGCGAGAGTTTAAAGGGTGGTGTGCTTGATAGCTTTGAGACCGAGATCATTAAAAATGCAGTCGATTTTAGTGACACAGTCGCAAAAGAGATCATGACACCAAGGCGCGATATGATCTGTATAAATAAACAAAAGAGCTTTGAAGAGAATTTGCAAGTCGTATTTGAGTCAAAATACACTCGCTTTCCTTATATAGACGGCTCAAAAGATATTATTTTGGGCATGATACACATTAGAGATATTTTGCAACTTCACTTTAGTAAAGACAAAGAAAAGAGTTTTGACTCAATTGTTCGTAAATTTGTCATCGTGCCTGAGAGCCTTTCTATTTCAAAAGTGCTTGTAATGATGAATAAAGAGCAAATTTCAGCAGCACTCGTAGTCGATGAGTATGGCGGCACAGCCGGACTTCTTACGATGGAAGATATAATGGAAGAGGTGCTTGGTGATTTTAATGACGAGCACGATGAAGTTGATCAACACTACAAAAAGATAAATGACAATATTTATGAATTTCAAGGCAGATATGATCTAGAGAGCGTTGAAGAGGTTCTTGGTATAAGCTTTGATGAAGAGACGGATCAAGTTACAATCGGTGGATATGTCTTCAACTTAATCGGTCGTTTGCCAGTAGTTGGGGACAAGATCGAGGATGAAAACTGCTACTACGAAGTAAGAAAGATGGATGGAGCTAGCATATCACGAGTCAAAGTTAGAAAAAAGATAAAAAATGAAGAGGAGAGCATTCAATCTTAA
- a CDS encoding fumarate hydratase, translating into MRIINVKDIREVVAKLCKQACYVVTPDLKAAFTKAQSSESSSLGKDILGKILQNAKLAEEGVAPICQDTGMTVIFVQIGQDVHIEGGYIEDAINEGIAEGYTEGYLRKSVVAEPLFERKNTTNNTPAVIHTRIVPGDKLKIKVAPKGFGSENKSVLKMLVPADGIEGVKKVFLEAVKYAGPNACPPLTIGVGIGGTMDKAALLAKEAAVRSVDSKNSDPRYAKLEDELLELACKTGVGPQGLGGDTTAVKVNVEWYPTHIAGLPVAININCHAARHADAEL; encoded by the coding sequence ATGAGAATAATAAATGTAAAAGATATAAGAGAAGTCGTTGCCAAGCTTTGCAAACAGGCCTGTTATGTTGTGACGCCAGATTTAAAGGCTGCTTTTACAAAGGCTCAAAGTAGCGAAAGCTCGTCGCTTGGCAAAGATATTTTGGGCAAAATTTTACAAAATGCTAAGCTTGCGGAAGAGGGCGTTGCACCTATCTGCCAAGACACCGGTATGACGGTTATTTTCGTGCAGATCGGCCAAGATGTGCATATTGAGGGTGGATATATTGAAGATGCGATAAATGAGGGTATTGCGGAAGGCTACACTGAAGGTTATCTAAGAAAGTCAGTCGTTGCTGAGCCACTATTTGAGAGAAAAAATACCACAAATAACACTCCAGCTGTCATTCACACTAGAATCGTGCCAGGAGATAAGCTAAAGATAAAAGTAGCTCCAAAAGGTTTTGGTAGTGAGAATAAATCAGTTTTAAAAATGCTTGTACCAGCTGATGGTATAGAGGGTGTAAAAAAAGTCTTTTTGGAGGCTGTAAAATATGCTGGACCAAACGCCTGTCCTCCACTAACAATAGGCGTTGGCATAGGCGGTACGATGGATAAGGCAGCACTTTTGGCAAAAGAAGCAGCAGTTCGTTCAGTCGATAGTAAAAATTCTGATCCAAGATATGCCAAATTAGAAGACGAGTTACTAGAGCTTGCTTGTAAAACTGGTGTTGGTCCTCAAGGACTTGGTGGTGACACCACTGCTGTTAAAGTAAATGTCGAGTGGTATCCAACCCACATAGCAGGTCTTCCTGTTGCTATAAACATTAACTGCCATGCTGCACGCCACGCAGACGCTGAGCTTTAA